Within Mycobacterium botniense, the genomic segment GTTCGCCCAGGAGCTGGTGCTGGTCGCGGCGCGGGGCGTGGAACGCTGGCTCAGCCAGCGGCTTTCCCACCTGCTCGGTCGCGGCCGCGGTGACGACGGGGTGTGCGCCGGGGTGGCGTTTCGCAGCCCGCGTTCGCTGATCGCCGAAATCACCGGCGCCGCCGACGCCGACCCTTGGTCGGCGGAGGCGATGACCTGGCCGCTGCTGGAGGTTATCGACTGCTGCCTGGACGAGCCGTGGTGCCGGCCGCTGGCAAAACACTTGGGGCACTTCCATAGCGGCGACGAGGCGGAGTTGCGGCGCGGCCGGCGCTATTCGGTGGCGCGGCGGCTGGCGGGGTTGTTCGCGTCCTATGCACGGCAGCGTCCGCAGCTGCTGGCCGACTGGCTGGACGGCCGCACCGCAGGACTCGACGCCGACCTGGCCTGGCAGCCCGAACTCTGGCGGGCACTGGTCGGGCGGGTCCAGGCCGACCCGCCGCAGGTGAGACATCAGCGGACGCTGGCCCGGCTGCGGGCCGGCCCGGTTGAGCTGCCGGCACGGCTCTCGCTGTTCGGGCACACCCGGCTGGCGTGCACCGAGGTGGAATTGCTCGACGCGCTGGCCACCCACCACGACCTGCACCTGTGGCTGCCGCACCCCAGCGACGACCTGTGGCGGGCGCTGGCCGGCACGCACGGCGCGGTACCGCGCGCCGCGGACACCAGCCGGCACGCGGCGCGTCACCCGCTGCTGAAAACCCTGGCCCGGGATCTGCGTGAACTGCAGCGCGCACTGCCCGGCGACGCCGCGTCGGACGAATACCTCACCGGCGCAAGCAAACCCGACACCTTGCTGGGCTGGCTGCAATCCGACATCGCCGCCAACGCCGTCCGCAGCCACGGGCGGGTGCTGGCCAGCGGAGACCGCTCGGTGCAGGTGCACGCCTGCCACGGCCCCGCCTGGCAGGTCGATGTGCTGCGCGAGGTGCTGCTGGGACTGCTTCAGGACGACCCGACACTTCAGCCGCGCGACATCGTGGTGATGTGCCCGGACATCGAGACCTACGCGCCGCTGATCGTCGCGGCCTTCGGGGTCGGCGACACCGCCGATGACGGCCATCCCGCCCATCGGTTACGGGTCAAGCTGGCCGACCGCGCACCGACTCAGACCAACCCGCTGCTGGCCGTCGCCGCCGAACTGCTGGCCATCGCCGGAACCCGCGCCACCGCCACCGAAGTGCTCGACCTCGCGCAGCGGGCCCCGGTGCGCGCCCGCTTCGGTTTCACCGACGACGACCTGGACACCATCACCGGGTGGGTGCGGGACTCCAACATCCGCTGGGGCTTCGACCAGCACCACCGCCGGCCCTACGGGCTGGACCACCTCGTGCACAACACCTGGCGGTTCGGGCTGGACCGGATCCTGACCGGGGTGGCGATGTCGGATGACTCGCGGGCCTGGCTGGGCACCGCGCTGCCGCTTGACGACGTCGGCAGCGACCAGGTGGAGCTGGCCGGGCGGTTGGCCGAGTTCGTTGAACGGCTGCACGATACCGTCGAAAATCTCAGTGGCACAAAAACTTTAACGGAGTGGCTGGAGACGCTCAGCGCGGGGGTGGAGCGGCTCACCGCAGCCGGCGACGCCTGGCAGCAGGCGCAGCTGCGCCGCGAGTTCGCCGATGTTTCGGCCCAGGCGGGCTCACACGCCTCGACCCTGCTGCGGCTCTCTGATGTGTGCTCGCTGCTCGACACGCACCTCGCCGGGCGCCCCACCCGGGCCAACTTTCGCACCGGCACGCTGACCGTGTGCACCATGGTGCCGATGCGCTCGGTTCCGCACCGGGTCATCTGCCTGGTGGGGCTGGACGACGGGGTGTTTCCGCGGCTGGCCACTCCCGACGGCGACGACGTGCTGGCCCGCGAGCCGATGACCGGGGAGCGCGACATCCGTTCCGAGGACCGCCAATTGCTGCTCGACGCCATCTGCGCGGCGACCGACACGCTGGTCATCACCTACACCGGGGCCGACGAGCACACCGGGCATCCCCGTCCCCCCGCGGTGCCGCTCGCCGAGTTGCTCGACGCACTGGACCAGACCACCGAAACACCGGTGCGCCAGCACATCCTGACCCGGCACCCGCTGCAGCCGTTCGACCGCAAGAACGTCACGCCCGGTGCGCTGACGCCCGATCAGCCGTTCACGTTCGACCCCGCGGCGCTGACCGCCGCCCGGGCGGCCGCCGGGAAACGCGGCAGCCCGAAACCCTTCATCACCGATCCGCTGCCCGCGCGTCCGGCGGACGACATCACGCTGGCCGACCTGCTGGAGTTCTTCACGGACCCGGTGAAAAGCTTTTTCCGGGCACTGGATTACACCCTGCCCGGGGATGTCCAGGTCGTCAAAGACGCGATGCCGGTCGAGCTCGACCCGCTGGAAGAATGGACGGTCGGCGACCGGATACTGCGCGACCTGGTGCGCGGGATGGACCTCAACACCGCGGCGCAGCTCGAGTGGCGGCGTGGCACGCTGCCGCCGGCGCAGTTGGGCTGGCGCAAAGCCGGGCAGATCCTGCACGCGGCAGCCGCGGTGGCGACCGCCGCGCAGCGCTACCGGCAGGGCGCCCCGGCCGCCCACGACGTCGCCGTCGACCTCGGCGGCAACCGGCGCCTCACCGGCACGGTGAGCCCGGTGTTCGACCGCCGCCTGGTCGCGGTCACCTACTCCAGGCTCGCACCCAAACACACACTGCAGGCGTGGATCTCGCTGGTTGCGCTGACCGCCGGCGAGCCGGACCGGGACTGGACCGCGATCTGCGTCGGACGCGGCCGCAACGACGGCGTCAAGGTGTGCGCGTTCGGCAAACCGCCCGACGCGCTCCGCGTTCTCAACGACCTGGTCATGCTGTTCGACGCCGGGCACCGCGAGCCGCTGCCGCTGCCGCTCACGACATCGCACACCTGGGCCGAAAAGCGCTCCCACGGCAAAGACCCGACACCCTACGCCCGCAGAACGTGGGAGTCGCCCAACCATGACGGTGAAAACCGCGGACGCGCTCACGTGCGGGTGTGGGGAGCCAACGCTCCGCTGGAGGTGCTGCTGACACCGCCGCGCCCGGGGGAGGAAATGCCCGGCGAAAACACCCGGCTGGGTGCGCTGGCGGCCCGGCTGTGGCTCCCGATGCTGGCCGCTGCGAGAGACCCCGGCTGATGGATCGCTTCGATCTGCTGGGTCCGCTGCCGCGCGCGGGCTCCACCACCGTGCTGGAGGCCAGCGCCGGCACCGGCAAGACGTTCACGCTGGCCGGGCTGGTCACCCGCTACCTGACCGAAACCGACACCACGCTCGATCAACTGCTGCTGATCACGTTCAACCAAAACGCCAGCCGCGAGCTTCGCGAACGCGTCCGCGGCCAGATTGTCGAGGCGGCAGCCGCGTTGGAGAATCCCGGCGCGCACCGCAACGAGCTGATCGAGCATCTGCTGCGCGGCAGCGCCCATGAGCGCGCGACCCGTCGAGCGCGGCTGCGTGACGCGCTGGCCAACTTCGACGCGGCCACCATCGCCACCACCCACGAGTTCTGCGGTCGGGTACTGAAATCGCTTGGCGTCGCCGGTGATACCGCCGCCGGCGTCACACTGCAGACACGCCTCGACGAGCTGGTCACCGAGACCGTCGACGACCTGTATCTCGCGACGTTCGGCAGCGGCGACCACGACCCGCCGCTGAGCCGCCAGCAGGCGCTGGAGCTGGCCCGCGCGGTCGTCAACGACCCGTGCGCGCAGCTGCGGCCGCACGATCCCGGCCCCGACAGCGAGGCCGGTGCCCGGCTGCGCTTCGCCGAAGCGGTGAAAACAGAACTCGACCACCGCAAGCGCCGGCGCCGCGTGCTGGGCTACAGCGACTTGCTCACCCGGCTGGCGGACACCCTGGAGGCGGCGGACTCCCCGGCCCGCGACCGGATGCGGCGGCGCTGGCGCATTGTGCTGGTCGACGAGTTCCAGGACACCGATCCCATCCAGTGGCGGGTGCTCGAGTGCGCGTTCAGCGGGCATGCGACGCTGATCCTGATCGGCGACCCCAAACAAGCCATCTACGGTTTCCGCGGCGGTGACATCTACACCTACCTCGCCGCGGCCCGCACCGCCGACGCCCGCTACACGCTGGGCGTCAACTGGCGCAGCGACCGGGTGCTCGTCGAGAGCCTGCACACGGTGCTGGGCGGCGCGGCGCTGGGCCACCCGGAGATCGTCGTACACGACATCGAGGCCCGCCACGACGGGCACCGGCTGGCCGGCGCACCCCACAACGCGCCGTTTCGGCTGCGCGTCGTCAAACGCCGCGCCCTCGGCTATGGCGGCACCGACAACATCCCCATCGCCCGGCTGCGCCAACACATCCCCGCCGATCTGGCCGGCGATATCGCCGGGCTGCTGGCCAGCGGTGCCCGCTACGAGGGCCGCCCCGTGGTGGCCGGAGATATCGCGGTGATCGTGGAGCGCCACGAAGATGCGCGCGCCTGCCGCGATGCCCTGGCCGCAGCCGGCATCGCGGCGGTCTACACCGGTGACACCGATGTGTTCGACTCCCCGGCCGCCACCGACTGGCTGTGCCTGCTGGACGCGTTCGACGCGCCACACCGCAGCGGGCTGGTCCGCGCTGCCGCCTGCACGGTGTTTTTCGGTGAGACCGCAGAAACCCTTGCCGCCCAAGGCGATACGCTCACCGATCGGGTAGCGGACACGCTGCGGGAGTGGGCCGATCACGCCCGCCACCGCGGGGTGGCGGCGGTGTTCGAAGCCGCCCAGCTGCGCGGCATGGGCCGGCGTGTGCTGGCCCAGCACGGCGGCGAGCGGTACCTGACCGACCTGGCGCACATTGCGCAGCTGCTGCACGAGACCGCCCATCGGCAACACTACGGCCTGTCGGCGCTGCGGGATTGGCTGCGCCGCCAATGTGACAGCCGCACCCGGGTGAGCGAGCACACCCGCCGGCTGGACAGCGACGCGGGCGCGGTGCAGATCATGACGGTGTTCGTCGCCAAGGGGCTGCAGTTCCCGATCGTGTACCTGCCGTTCGCGTTCAATCGCTATGTCGGCAGCGCCGACATACTGCTCTATCACGATGAGGAGGACACCCGCTGCCTCGATATCGGCGGTAAGCACAGTCCCGGCCGTGCCCGCGTCGAGGAACTGAACCGGCGCGAGGCTGCGCGCGACAACATCCGGGCCACCTATGTCGCGCTCACCCGGGCGCAGTCGCAGGTGGTGGCGTGGTGGGCGCCAACCCGCGACGAACCCAACGGCGGGCTGTCGCGGCTGTTGCGCGGCCGCGGCAGGGGCGAGGCCGAGGTGCCCGACACCTGTGCGCCGGCCATCACCGACGACGACGCGTGGGCGGCGTTGAAGAAATGGGAGGCCGTGGGCGGGCCGGTGGTGGAAGAATCGGTCCCCGTCACCCCCTCGGCTGTGCAAACACCGCAGCCGGCAGTGGATTTCGCGGTGCGCCATTTCCACCGCCCGATCGACACCGGCTGGCGGCGCACCTCGTATTCGGCTTTGGTCCGCGACGCCGCGCCGGTGAGCTCAGCGGGTATCGGCAGCGAACCGGAGGTTTCTGCGCGCGACGACGAGGTCGACGGTGTGGTGGTCAGCACACCCAGCCCCGGCGGCAGCGTTACCTCGCCGCTGGCCGCGATGCCCTCCGGCGCGGCGTTCGGTTCGCTGGTCCACGCGGTATTGGAGACCGCCGATATTTCCGCCGCCGACCTGGCCGGCGAGTTGGGCGCCCAGGTGCGCCGGCACGCCACGTGGTGGGTGGTCGACGTCGCCGCCGACGAGCTGGCCGCCGCGTTGCTGCCGATGCTCGACACCCCGCTGGGCCCGCTCACCAGCGGGCTGACGTTGCGGCAGATCGGCGTGCGCGACCGGCTGCGGGAGCTGGCGTTTGAGATCCCACTGGCCGGGGGTGATCTGCGCGGCCCAGCGCCGCACGTGTCGTTGTCCGACGTGGGCGAGCTGCTGCGCGCCCATCTGCCCCCAGACGATCCGCTGGCGGCATACGCCGACCGGCTGGCGTCCCCCGGGTTGGGTGGGCAGTCGCTGCGCGGCTACCTGGCGGGCTCGATCGACGCGGTGCTGCGGCTGCCCGGGCCGCGTTATGTGGTGGTCGACTACAAAACCAACCACCTTGGCGACACGGCCGCCGACTACAGCCGCGACCGACTGGCCGAGGCGATGCTGCATTCGGACTATCCGCTGCAGGCGGTGTTGTATTCGGTTGTCCTGCACCGATTCCTGCGATGGCGTCAGCCCGGCTACGACCCGGCCGTACATCTGGGCGGGGTGCTGTATCTGTTCCTGCGCGGCATGTGTGGCGCCGACACCCCCGTGATCGGCGGTCATCCCTGCGGCGTGTTCAGCTGGCAGCCGCCGGCTGGGCTGGTGGCCGGGCTCTCCGAACTGCTCAGTGAAGGGAGGCGAACAGCATGAGCGTCACCGATCGTGCGCTGCGCGCGACCGGTGTGTTGCAGGCCTTCAACCAGGCAGGGGTGCTGGATATCGCTGATGTGCATGTGGCGCAGCGTATCTGCGCGCTCGGCGAGGAGGCCGACGAACGGGTGGCGCTGGCGGTGGGGCTGCTGGTGCGGGCATTGCGGGGTGGATCGGTGTGCCTAGACCTGGCAACGGTTGCGGCGACGATCGGCGCCGACGGGTTACCGTGGCCGCAGCCCGGGCAGTGGCTGGCGGCCGTGCGGGCCAGCACGCTGGTGTGCGACCCGCCGGTGCTGCATCTCTACGGCGATCGGCTGCTGTACTTCGACCGGTACTGGCGCGAGGAAGAACAGGTCTCTCGCGACGTGCTCGCCCTGCTCACGCCCAGGCCGCCGGCCACCGCACCCGCGTTCGGGCGGCTTTTCCCCGCCGGGTTCGACGAACAGCGGCGGGCCGCCGAAATCGCGGTGTCGCAACCGGTCACCGTGCTGACCGGGGGCCCGGGAACCGGCAAGACCACCACAGTCGCCCGTTTGCTCGCCCTGTTGGCCGAGCACGCCGAGCACACCGGCGCGTCGCGACCGCGTATGGCGTTGGCGGCGCCCACCGGCAAAGCGGCCGCCCGGCTCACCGAAGCGGTGCAGCACGAGCTGGGCAAGCTCGACGCGGTGGATCGGGAGCGGCTCGGTGAGCTGCAGGCGATGACGGTGCATCGGCTGCTGGGCCGCCGGCCCGGGTCGTCGTCGCGGTTCCGCCACGACCGCGGAAACCGGTTGCCGCACGATGTGATCGTGGTCGACGAGACCTCCATGGTGTCGCTGACTTTGATGGCGCGGCTGCTGGAGGCGGTGCGCCCGGATGCCCGGCTCATCCTGGTGGGCGACCCCGACCAGCTGGCGTCGGTGGAGGCGGGTGCGGTGCTTGCCGATTTGGTGGACGGATTGTCGGCACGCGACGGCGTGCAGGTGGCGGCGTTGCAGACATCGCACCGGTTCGGGGAGTTGATCGGGGCGTTGGCGGCGGCGATCCGCAGCGGTGACGCCCAGCGCACGTTGGCGTTGCTGCGGTCGGGTGACGAACATGTCGACTTCGTCGAAAACCAGGATGCGACTGACCATTTGCGCTCCGTGCTGCTGCCGCACGCGTTGCGGCTGCGGCAAGCGGCGCTGATGGGTGCCGCCGAGGCAGCGTTGACCATTTTGGGCGAGCACCGGCTGCTTTGCGCGCACCGGGAGGGCCCTTTCGGGGTGGCGCACTGGAACCGGCAGGTCGAGCAGTGGCTAGCCGAGGAAACGGGCCAGCCGCCGTGGTCGGAATGGTACGCCGGGCGCCCACTGCTGGTGACGGCCAACGATTACGGGCTGCGCGTCTACAACGGTGACACCGGGGTGGTAGTGGCCGGACCCGACGGTCTGCGGGCTGTCATCGCCGGTGCCACCGCAACGCTCGACTTCGCGACCAGCCGCCTGGGCGACGTCGAGACCATGCACGCCATGACCATCCACAAGTCTCAAGGCAGCCAAGCTGAGGAGGTGACAGTTCTTCTGCCGCAGGATGATTCACGACTTTTGACGCGGGAACTGTTGTATACGGCGGTCACTCGCGCGAAGAAGAGAGTGCGCGTGATCGGCTCGGAAACCTCGGTTCGCGCCGCGCTGGGGCGGCGGGCGCTGCGGGCGAGCGGGCTGCGGCAGCGGCTGGCGGGGCCGGCCGGTGCCGGCGTGGCCTAGTCGATCAGGGATTGGCCCGATGGTGCGGGCCGGTGCGCACGCACCCAGGTTTGGGCAGCGACCTGGACGGCATCCCAGGGGGATCCCAGCGGGGGACAGTAGGACAGGTCCAGCTCGTTGAGGCCGTCGACGGTCATGCCGTGATAAAGCGCGGCGGCGAACGTGTCGACACGTTTGGCGATCTCGGCGCTGCGGTGCCCGACCAGTTGGGCGCCCAGCAGTTGGCCGCCGCGCCGATCACCGGTGATACGGATGTGGATGCGAGTGGCGCCCGGGTAGTAGGCCTTGTGATCATCCGGACTGGATTGGCTGGTGACGGGGATCCATCCGCGCCCGGCGGCGCGGGCTTCTTGTTCACGAAGACCGGTGCGGGCCGCGACCAGGTCGAAGACTTTGACGACCTGGGTGCCGAGGCTGCCGGCGAAGTGGGCGTCACCCCCGACCGCGTTCTCCCCGGCGACGCGGCCTTGTTTGTGGGCGGTGGTGCCCAGCGGCAACCAGGTGACACCGAGCAGACGGTGGTGCGTGTGCACACAGTCGCCGGCAGCGAACATGTCGGGCACGCTGGTGCGCATCATGTCATCGACGACGATGGCGCCCTTGACACCCAGCTCGGCGCCGGCCTCGGCGGCCAGCCCGGTGTCGGGCCGCACGCCCACGACGACGAGGACGACATCGACGGTGCGGCTGAGGGTTTGCCCGTCGCGGCTGGCGGTGACGCTGAGCGCGGCGGTGTCGGTGCGGGTGATTCGGCTGACCGTGGTGCTGGTGAGGACTTCCACGCCGTGGCGCTGAAGTTCGGCGCGAACAAGAGCGCCCAGTTCGGGGTCGACGGTGGGCAGCACCTCGGGCAGGGCTTCGATGTGGGTGACGGTGATACCGCGCCGGGTGAGGGCTTCCGCCATTTCCACTCCGAGGTAGCCGGCGCCGATGATCGCCGCAGTCTTGGGGTTGCGTTGGCGCAGCGAGTCCATGACAGCGAACGTGTCGCCCATGGAGTGCAGCAGATGCACGCCGTCGGCGGGCCCGAGCGCCCCGGCTCCGGTGAGCCCGCTGATGGGCGGACGCGCGCTGACGGCTCCGGTGCCGACGATCACGGCGTCATAGCCCAGCTGTGCGGGGCTGCCGTCGCGGTGGAGCACCTCGACGGTGTGCTCGTCGGCATTGATGCGGGTGGCGGTGGTGTCGGTGCGGACCCGCATACCGGTGGCGGCGAGATCGGCGGCGCTGCGGTGGGCAAGCTGACTCCAGTGCCCGACTTCCCCGGCGACGTAGTAGGGGATGCCGCAGATGGAAAAGTTCGGGTAGGCGTCGGCCACGATGACAGTGACCTCGGTGGCGGGGTCGAGTTCGCGGGCGCGCAGTGCGGCGCTGATGCCGGCGTCGCTGCCGCCGATCACGACGATATGGCGGGCTGCCATGAGCGCTCTCCCGGGGGGTGCCGGAACCGGGCGGCGCTCATGGCCGACCCGGCCGCGCCGTCACAGCCTGTCCGGCCGTGAGATCGGTGCGATCATCATGCGCCCAGGCCAGCCGCCGGTGCAGCCCCAGCGCCACATAGACCAGGCCCAGCAGCACCGGAACCTCGATGAGCGGGCCCACCACCCCGGCCAGCGCCTCTCCGGAGGTGGCGCCGAAAACACCGATCGCCACGGCGATGGCCAGCTCGAAGTCGTTGCTGGCGGCCGAGAAAGCCAGCGCCGCGGCACGCGGGTAGGACAACCGCAGCCCGCGGGCGATGGCGAATCCGCCGGCCCACATCACACCGAAGTAGGCCAGCAGGGGCAGCGCGATCCGGGCCACGTTCAGCGGCTGGGATGTGATCGTCTTGCCCTGCAGGGCGAACAGCACCACCACCGTGAACAGCAGCCCATACAAGGCGACCGGGCCGATGCGCGGCAGTAGCCGGCTTTCATACCACTGGCGCCCGCGCGCACGTTCGCCCAGCGTCCTGGTGAGAAATCCGGCGAGCAGCGGGATGCCCAAGAACACCACCACGGTGAGCGCAATGGCGGCAAAGGACGCGTGCAGGTTCTGGGTAGGCAGTCCCAGCCAGCCGGGCAGCACATTGAGGTAGAACACCCCCAGCGCGGCGTAGGTCAGCACCTGAAAAACCGCGTTAAGCGCCACCAGCACAGCAGCCATCTCCCGGTCACCGCAGGCCAGGTCGGTCCAGATGAGCACCATCGCGATGCAGCGGGCCAGCCCCACCAGGATGACCCCGGTGCGGTAGGCGGGCAGGTCGGCCAGCAGCAGCCAGGCCAGGGCGAACATCACCGCAGGACCGATGATCCAGTTGAGGATCAGCGATGTGGTGATCATGCGGCGATCGGCGGTGATCCGCCCGATCTCGGTGTAGCGGACCTTGGCCAACACCGGATACATCATCAGCAGCAGCCCGACCGCGATCGGCAGGCTCGTGCCGTGGATCGCCACCGCGTCCAGACCATCGGCCAAACCGGGGATTACCCGCCCCAGGACAAGCCCCGCCGCCATGGCCAGGCCGATCCAGAGCGGCAAGTACCGGTCCAGGGTGGAGAGCCTGCCGGCCACAGACGGCGCGGCAGTCGAGACGGTGTGCTCGCTCATCGGTGTCCTTCCGGTGTGCTCACGCGGGGCCGGGGGTGCGCTCAGTGACTGGCGGCGACCGCAGGCTTTCTGGCGCGGATGATCGCGCCGTGCATCGCGTCGGCGACCTCGTGGGTGAAAGTCACTGCAGCATCGGTGAATCCGGCGGCCGCCAAGCCGTCGAGATATTCCTGCCTGGACAATGCCCCGGCGATGCAGCCGACGTAGGAGCCACGTGCGGCCCGTTGCGCGGGGCTGAGGTGGTCTTCGGCGACGACGTCGCAGATTCCGATGCGCCCCCCGGGAGCCAGCACACGGTACATGTCGGCGAGCACCGCCGGTTTGTCGACCGACAGGTTGATCACACAGTTGGAGATCACCACGTCGACGCTGGCGTCGGGCAGCGGGATGTCCTCGATAGTGCCCTTGCGGAACTCGGCGTTGCTGATACCGGCCTCGGCTTTGTTCGCCTCGGCGAGGGCGAGCATCTCGTCGGTCATGTCCACGCCGTACGCGAACCCGGCGGGCCCCACCCGCCGCGCCGACAGCAGCACGTCGATCCCGCCACCCGAACCCACGTCGAGGACGCGTTCGCCCGGGCGCAGTTCGGCGACGGCGGTGGGGTTACCGCACCCCAAGCTCGCCGCCACCGCGTCGGCGGGTAGCTCGCAGTGCTCCTCGGCACCGTAACGCCCGGCACCGAAGAGGCTGCCTTCGTCGACCGAATCGCTCGATCCGCAGCAGCTCGCGGCGGTGAGCACATCGCTGTTGGTGGCGCCGCTGCCGATCGCGCCGGCGGCTGCCCGGTACCGGGCCCGGACCTGATCACGCAGCTCGTCAGCCCGGATCGCAGCCATCCCGACGGCCCTTTCCTCGACCATTTCCTCGACCCTTCCATCGACAGACGTCTATGCAACCAAGGGTGCACGACCCATCGATGGATGTCAATTCATGACCGGGATGCGGTCCTCGCTGCGCTCACCGGGCATCACAGCCGGGCCATCGCGGTCACCGGGTTCTCGACGAAATCGGCGAAAAGCCTCAGGAACCCGCCCGCGGTGGCCCCATCGCAGACCCGGTGGTCGAAGCTCAGCGACAGCTGGGTGGTCTTGCGCACACTCAGCGCACCGCCGTGCACCCACGGGCGGTCGATGATGCGCCCGACCCCCAGAATCGCCGCCTCGGGGTAGTTGATAATCGGCGTGGCCCCGTCGACCCCGAAAACACCGTAGTTGTTGAGGGTAAACGTGCCGCCGGTCAGCCGGGAGGGCGGCAGCGAACCGTCGCGGGCTGCGGTGGTCGCCTGCGCCAACGCCTCAGACAGTTCGATCAAATCCAGTGCGTCGGCCTGCTCGATCACCGGCACCACCAGCCCGCGCGGGGTGTCGACGGCCACGCCCAGATTGACATGACGAAAGCGCACGATCTCCGACCGAGCACTATCGACCGATGAATTCAGCTCCGGGAACTGTCGCAGCGCGGCCAGCGCGAGGCGCGCCAGCAACGCCAGCAGGCTGACGTCGCCGGCTGCGGCCGCGCGGATCGACTCGCGGGCCGCAAGCAATCCGGTGGCGTCGACGTCCACCCAGGTTGTCGCGTCGGGGATTTCCTGGCGGCTTCGTGACAGTTTCTCCGCACCCGTCCTGCGCGCCGCCGTCATCGGGATCCGCTGGACCTCCGGCCCGGCCGGCGCGCGAGCCGCCAGGGCTTGTTCGACGTCCGCGCGGGTGATCACCCCATGTGCTCCGCTGCCCGGTATGCGGGAAAGGTCGATATTGTTGTCGCGGGCCAGTTTTCGGACCACCGGGGAGATCACGGCAGGCACGGTGGTTGTCTCCTGGGGCGCCGGCCGGGTGCGGTGCTTCTCGTGCTCGCGGGTTCCGTATCCGACGAGCACCGGTCCCGAGCCGTCCGGCTCATCCGCGCCGTCGCCGCCGGGCTGCGGATCCGCGTCGGCGCGAACATCGGCGGTCCGCACCGTGATCAGCGGACTGCCGACCGCCACCGTGGATCCGGCCTGAGCGTGCAGTTCGACCACCGTTCCGGCGAACGGGACCGGAAGCTCGACCGAAGCTTTGGCGGTTTCGACCTCGACGATCACCTGGTCGACCGATACCGTCTCGCCGACCTGCACCCGCCAGTCGACGATCTCGGCCTCGGTGAGCCCTTCCCCGAGATCCGGCAACAAGAACGTGTGCTCACTCACGCCGGCTCCGCCCAGAAAGTGTCGGGACAATCGCCCCATTGCAGCCGCTCCAGCGCGCCGCGGATGCGCGCGCAATCGGGACGCTGTAGCCACTCGAGTTTGGGTGGCGGGTAGGGGATGTCGAATCCGCACACGCGGATCACGGGCGCCTGCAGATAGTGAAAGCACCGTTCTTGCACCCGGGCCGCGATTTCCGCGCCCACCCCGGCGAAACCCGGTGCCTCGTGCACCACAACACAGCGTCCGGTTTTGCGGACCGAGGCCGTCACCACCGCGTCATCGAAGGGCACGATCGAGCGCAGGTCGATCACTTCGACGTCGTAGCCGTCGTCGGCGGCAGCCTGCAGCGCGGCCGGTACCGATGCCCCGTAGGCGATGATCGTCGCATCACGCCCCGGCCGGACAACTCGCGCCTGTCCCAATCCGCCGCCCCGCTCGGGCCGGAAATCGCCGCGGCGAAAATACAAGCATTTGGGTTCGAGGAACACCACCGGGTCGGGGTCGTCGATAGCGGCGCGCAGCAGGCTGTACGCGTCGGACACCGTCGCCGGCACAACGACTTTCAGCCCCGGCGTGTGCGCATAGTAGGCCTCGCTGGAATCGCTGTGATGCTCCACGCCCCCGATGCCCCCGCCGACCGGTATCCGGATCACCATGGGCACCGACAACGCGCCGCGGGTGCGGTTTCTCAGCTTGGCGACATGGGAGACGATCTGCTCGAATGCCGGGTAGGCGAACGCGTCGAACTGCATCTCGACCACCGGGCGGAAACCGGCCATCGCCATCCCCACGGC encodes:
- the recC gene encoding exodeoxyribonuclease V subunit gamma; this encodes MALHVHRAERTDLLADGLGALLADPLPDPFAQELVLVAARGVERWLSQRLSHLLGRGRGDDGVCAGVAFRSPRSLIAEITGAADADPWSAEAMTWPLLEVIDCCLDEPWCRPLAKHLGHFHSGDEAELRRGRRYSVARRLAGLFASYARQRPQLLADWLDGRTAGLDADLAWQPELWRALVGRVQADPPQVRHQRTLARLRAGPVELPARLSLFGHTRLACTEVELLDALATHHDLHLWLPHPSDDLWRALAGTHGAVPRAADTSRHAARHPLLKTLARDLRELQRALPGDAASDEYLTGASKPDTLLGWLQSDIAANAVRSHGRVLASGDRSVQVHACHGPAWQVDVLREVLLGLLQDDPTLQPRDIVVMCPDIETYAPLIVAAFGVGDTADDGHPAHRLRVKLADRAPTQTNPLLAVAAELLAIAGTRATATEVLDLAQRAPVRARFGFTDDDLDTITGWVRDSNIRWGFDQHHRRPYGLDHLVHNTWRFGLDRILTGVAMSDDSRAWLGTALPLDDVGSDQVELAGRLAEFVERLHDTVENLSGTKTLTEWLETLSAGVERLTAAGDAWQQAQLRREFADVSAQAGSHASTLLRLSDVCSLLDTHLAGRPTRANFRTGTLTVCTMVPMRSVPHRVICLVGLDDGVFPRLATPDGDDVLAREPMTGERDIRSEDRQLLLDAICAATDTLVITYTGADEHTGHPRPPAVPLAELLDALDQTTETPVRQHILTRHPLQPFDRKNVTPGALTPDQPFTFDPAALTAARAAAGKRGSPKPFITDPLPARPADDITLADLLEFFTDPVKSFFRALDYTLPGDVQVVKDAMPVELDPLEEWTVGDRILRDLVRGMDLNTAAQLEWRRGTLPPAQLGWRKAGQILHAAAAVATAAQRYRQGAPAAHDVAVDLGGNRRLTGTVSPVFDRRLVAVTYSRLAPKHTLQAWISLVALTAGEPDRDWTAICVGRGRNDGVKVCAFGKPPDALRVLNDLVMLFDAGHREPLPLPLTTSHTWAEKRSHGKDPTPYARRTWESPNHDGENRGRAHVRVWGANAPLEVLLTPPRPGEEMPGENTRLGALAARLWLPMLAAARDPG
- the recB gene encoding exodeoxyribonuclease V subunit beta; its protein translation is MDRFDLLGPLPRAGSTTVLEASAGTGKTFTLAGLVTRYLTETDTTLDQLLLITFNQNASRELRERVRGQIVEAAAALENPGAHRNELIEHLLRGSAHERATRRARLRDALANFDAATIATTHEFCGRVLKSLGVAGDTAAGVTLQTRLDELVTETVDDLYLATFGSGDHDPPLSRQQALELARAVVNDPCAQLRPHDPGPDSEAGARLRFAEAVKTELDHRKRRRRVLGYSDLLTRLADTLEAADSPARDRMRRRWRIVLVDEFQDTDPIQWRVLECAFSGHATLILIGDPKQAIYGFRGGDIYTYLAAARTADARYTLGVNWRSDRVLVESLHTVLGGAALGHPEIVVHDIEARHDGHRLAGAPHNAPFRLRVVKRRALGYGGTDNIPIARLRQHIPADLAGDIAGLLASGARYEGRPVVAGDIAVIVERHEDARACRDALAAAGIAAVYTGDTDVFDSPAATDWLCLLDAFDAPHRSGLVRAAACTVFFGETAETLAAQGDTLTDRVADTLREWADHARHRGVAAVFEAAQLRGMGRRVLAQHGGERYLTDLAHIAQLLHETAHRQHYGLSALRDWLRRQCDSRTRVSEHTRRLDSDAGAVQIMTVFVAKGLQFPIVYLPFAFNRYVGSADILLYHDEEDTRCLDIGGKHSPGRARVEELNRREAARDNIRATYVALTRAQSQVVAWWAPTRDEPNGGLSRLLRGRGRGEAEVPDTCAPAITDDDAWAALKKWEAVGGPVVEESVPVTPSAVQTPQPAVDFAVRHFHRPIDTGWRRTSYSALVRDAAPVSSAGIGSEPEVSARDDEVDGVVVSTPSPGGSVTSPLAAMPSGAAFGSLVHAVLETADISAADLAGELGAQVRRHATWWVVDVAADELAAALLPMLDTPLGPLTSGLTLRQIGVRDRLRELAFEIPLAGGDLRGPAPHVSLSDVGELLRAHLPPDDPLAAYADRLASPGLGGQSLRGYLAGSIDAVLRLPGPRYVVVDYKTNHLGDTAADYSRDRLAEAMLHSDYPLQAVLYSVVLHRFLRWRQPGYDPAVHLGGVLYLFLRGMCGADTPVIGGHPCGVFSWQPPAGLVAGLSELLSEGRRTA